A portion of the Cryptomeria japonica chromosome 5, Sugi_1.0, whole genome shotgun sequence genome contains these proteins:
- the LOC131062774 gene encoding receptor-like protein kinase HSL1 has protein sequence MASSFGMLSICLLGLLLVGTSNGIAEPSSPDLVYMMALKQVLSDPYHHLQNWSNNSFPCTFNGIKCDNNSTHVAEIDLGNFGLVGPFPSVIGSLQNLTFLSLANNSITGEIPKDLTRCTNLKHLNLSQNYLTGPLPGYISELSSLEVLDLSGNNFSGTIPLEFAQFKNLQTLDLYYNLLGGTIPGFLGNLTNLVYLRLTNNPFDGGVIPLEIGKMVKLQQIWLSQCNLQGEIPGSIGGLAELQQLDFSQNNLNGAWHGFISNLVKLRSLQLYSNRLKGGIPTDIGKMSYLELIDASFNELTGQIPQSVGNLSMLKSLHLMNNNLSGEIPASLEGLTMLSDLSLFNNSFHGQIPQKLGSNTQFSIFDLSSNQLSGSLPSQLCNGGKLLFLNVFDNMLNGSISTLRNCSSLERLRLTNNQFSGEVPKDLWGSPGLSLLQLSSNKFEGNIPTDIGSAKSLRKLEIDDNYFSGKLPSEIGMINSLSFLNASNNKFSGSLPDEFDGLNQLEILDLSGNSLSGAIFSNIGSLRRLTLLSLKQNDLSGEIPVQIGSLQSLIYLDLSNNYLSGQVPASLAGLHLNFFNLSSNQLSGTVPSGLSKYKGTFLDDPQLCGEGFSDIKSCAYKKNHLKLWILCVILSCAAIVLVVGLGCFYKKYFYVSSVKDKEKIDTGPWNVVTFHKLLFHEQEIVESLNEASVIATGGAGKVYRVNLESGETLAVKRLPGRKKTEDLRYDSGFKAEIETLGVIRHKNIVKLWCCISTEDSNLLVYEYMPNGSIGDILHGPKPTSLDWPTRHMIALDSAQGISYLHHDCSPPIIHRDIKSNNILLDKELHAHVADFGLAMILEKYENGSELMSTVAGSYGYIAPEFSYSLKATTKSDVYSFGVVLLELVTGKRPIDTSYGEGANIVKWVSRMLEKENGLQEILDLRSFNFYRESILSVLGIALHCTNSLPANRPTMRNVVEMLQDTNPHQKSNV, from the exons ATGGCTTCTTCCTTTGGAATGCTCTCAATCTGTTTACTAGGCCTCCTCCTGGTAGGCACTAGTAATGGAATTGCTGAGCCCTCTTCTCCAGACCTAGTCTACATGATGGCCCTAAAACAGGTTCTTTCAGATCCCTACCACCACCTCCAAAACTGGAGTAATAATAGCTTCCCCTGCACCTTTAATGGCATAAAATGTGACAACAACAGCACCCATGTTGCAGAAATTGATCTAGGGAACTTCGGTCTTGTAGGGCCATTCCCGTCTGTAATTGGCAGCctgcaaaatctcacattcctatCCCTGGCCAACAATTCTATCACAGGCGAAATACCCAAGGATTTAACCAGATGTACCAATTTGAAGCATCTAAACTTGTCTCAGAACTATCTTACAGGTCCGCTCCCTGGTTATATATCAGAGTTATCAAGCCTAGAAGTCCTGGATTTATCAGGCAACAATTTTTCGGGTACAATTCCTTTGGAGTTTGCTCAGTTTAAAAATTTGCAGACACTTGATCTTTATTACAATCTGTTGGGAGGAACTATTCCAGGGTTTTTGGGCAATTTAACAAACTTGGTATATCTAAGATTGACCAATAATCCTTTTGATGGCGGTGTTATTCCTTTGGAGATTGGGAAAATGGTCAAATTGCAGCAGATATGGTTGAGCCAATGTAATCTACAAGGAGAAATCCCAGGCTCTATCGGTGGATTAGCAGAGCTTCAGCAATTGGATTTTTCTCAGAATAACCTAAATGGGGCTTGGCATGGATTCATTAGCAACCTTGTAAAGCTAAGGAGTTTGCAGCTTTACAGTAATAGGCTCAAAGGTGGGATTCCAACAGATATTGGGAAGATGAGCTACTTGGAATTGATTGATGCTTCGTTCAATGAGCTCACTGGACAAATTCCTCAGAGTGTAGGGAATTTAAGCATGCTGAAATCTCTGCATTTAATGAATAATAATTTGTCTGGTGAGATTCCTGCTAGTCTTGAAGGTCTAACTATGTTGAGTGATTTGTCTCTGTTTAATAACTCATTTCATGGACAAATTCCTCAGAAGCTTGGAAGTAACACCCAATTTTCCATTTTTGATTTATCAAGCAATCAGTTAAGTGGGTCATTACCCTCCCAGCTTTGTAATGGGGGAAAGTTGTTGTTTTTGAATGTGTTTGATAATATGCTCAATGGTAGCATATCAACACTTAGGAATTGCTCAAGTCTTGAAAGGCTTAGATTGACAAATAATCAATTTAGTGGAGAAGTTCCAAAAGATTTATGGGGATCTCCAGGACTTTCTTTGCTGCAACTCAGTAGTAATAAATTTGAAGGCAACATTCCTACCGATATTGGGAGTGCAAAGAGTCTCCGGAAGTTGgaaattgatgacaattacttCTCAGGTAAGCTTCCATCTGAAATTGGCATGATAAACTCTCTGTCTTTTTTGAATGCAAGCAATAATAAATTCTCAGGAAGCTTACCAGATGAGTTTGATggattgaatcaactagagatattagATCTATCAGGAAATTCACTTTCAGGAGCAATTTTCTCAAATATTGGATCACTAAGACGGCTTACACTGCTCAGTCTGAAACAAAATGATCTCTCAGGTGAAATTCCTGTGCAGATTGGTTCTCTGCAAAGCCTAATATACCTTGATTTATCCAATAATTATTTGAGTGGACAGGTGCCTGCTTCCTTAGCTGGCCTCCATCTGAATTTCTTCAATCTGTCAAGCAACCAGCTCTCTGGTACAGTCCCCAGTGGGTTGAGCAAATACAAGGGAACATTTTTAGATGATCCACAGCTTTGTGGGGAAGGTTTTTCAGACATCAAATCTTGTGCCTATAAAAAAAACCATTTGAAGTTGTGGATACTCTGTGTTATCCTTTCCTGTGCTGCTATAGTTTTGGTTGTTGGGTTGGGATGCTTCTACAAGAAATATTTCTATGTTTCCAGTGTCAAGGATAAGGAAAAGATTGATACAGGCCCTTGGAATGTGGTGACCTTCCACAAGCTTCTTTTTCATGAGCAAGAAATTGTGGAGTCCTTGAATGAGGCCAGTGTAATCGCTACTGGTGGAGCTGGAAAAGTCTACAGGGTAAATTTGGAAAGTGGTGAGACACTGGCTGTGAAGAGGCTTCCTGGCAGAAAAAAGACAGAGGACTTAAGGTATGACAGTGGATTCAAAGCAGAAATTGAAACGTTAGGGGTTATTCGACACAAGAACATTGTCAAGCTCTGGTGTTGCATCTCTACAGAGGATTCGAACCTGCTAGTATATGAATACATGCCAAATGGAAGCATAGGAGATATTCTTCATGGCCCTAAACCCACTAGCCTTGACTGGCCTACAAGGCACATGATTGCCTTAGATTCAGCTCAAGGTATTTCTTATCTTCACCATGATTGCAGCCCTCCTATTATCCACCGTGACATAAAATCAAACAATATCTTGCTCGACAAAGAACTTCATGCTCATGTGGCCGATTTTGGCCTCGCCATGATCTTGGAGAAATATGAAAATGGATCCGAGCTCATGTCTACAGTTGCAGGATCTTACGGCTACATAGCACCAG AGTTTTCTTACTCACTGAAGGCTACAACAAAAAGTGATGTGTATAGCTTTGGAGTGGTGCTCTTGGAACTGGTGACTGGCAAGCGCCCAATTGATACATCATATGGAGAGGGAGCCAACATTGTCAAGTGGGTTAGCAGAATGCTCGAGAAGGAAAATGGGTTACAAGAGATTTTGGATCTTCGAAGTTTCAATTTCTACAGAGAATCAATACTTTCAGTCCTCGGAATTGCTCTTCATTGTACCAATTCCTTGCCTGCTAACAGGCCTACCATGCGGAATGTGGTTGAAATGTTGCAGGATACAAATCCACACCAGAAATCAAACGTGTAA